A genomic window from Salvia hispanica cultivar TCC Black 2014 chromosome 5, UniMelb_Shisp_WGS_1.0, whole genome shotgun sequence includes:
- the LOC125188188 gene encoding zinc finger BED domain-containing protein DAYSLEEPER, translating into MEVESPNEIMNNELVPVDDTQSMETEMQLDLLEPEANHLEELTPSIVEAIPTKRRKKKSVVWEHFTIETVSAGCRRAYCKQCKQSFAYSTGNKVAGTSHLKRHIAKGTCPVVLRNQERNNQSTPYSAPPKMSSFTDTPKRRYRTASVPYLSFDADRCRHEIARMIIMHDYPLHMVEHPGFMAFVQNLQPRFDMVSFNTVQGDCVATYLREKANIQRVIEGVPGRICLTLDLWPSSRTVGYMFVSGQFIDSEWKMHRKLLNVIMEPYPESATAFSHSVAACLSDWNMDGKLFSVTINQPLNDAATDNMRALLSVKNPLVLDGQLLVGNCLARSLSKIFEDAVISVDGLVKMVRDSVKYVKTSESREEKFIELKQQLQVPSAKTLAIDDQTRWNTTYEMLLAAWELKEVFSCLDTMDPDYKDTPTEENWKQVEILCTYLKPLFDTANLLTTAGSPTTNTFFHEAWKIQLELARAASSEDPFVSTLTKSMQENFDKYWKSSCFILAIAVVMDPRFKLKLVEFSFSKIYGDDSASYVKIVDDGIHELFHEYIALPLPLTPAYAEVVNGQSAKPEDPQGIGSNGLGLTDFDVYIMETTSQLSKSELDQYLQESLLPRVHEFDVVGWWKVNRMKYPTLSKMACDILSIPVCTVPAASVFDTVRKEMDSYRCSLRPETVEALICAKDWLQTETIEAPVAPVKVEVPI; encoded by the coding sequence ATGGAGGTGGAAAGCCCTAATgaaataatgaataatgaaCTTGTCCCAGTAGATGATACCCAGTCCATGGAGACAGAGATGCAACTCGACCTTTTAGAGCCTGAAGCCAACCATTTGGAAGAGCTGACACCGAGCATTGTTGAGGCGATACCTACTAAACGTAGGAAAAAGAAGTCGGTTGTCTGGGAACATTTCACTATCGAAACAGTATCAGCTGGTTGTAGGAGGGCATACTGTAAGCAATGCAAACAGTCATTTGCCTACAGCACAGGGAATAAGGTTGCTGGGACGAGCCATCTCAAGCGTCACATTGCAAAGGGGACATGTCCAGTGGTACTGCGTAACCAGGAGAGAAATAACCAGTCCACCCCTTACAGCGCCCCTCCAAAGATGAGCTCCTTTACTGATACGCCGAAGCGACGCTACCGGACAGCTTCTGTGCCATACCTTTCCTTTGATGCTGATCGCTGCAGACATGAGATTGCTAGGATGATTATCATGCATGACTACCCACTCCACATGGTTGAACACCCTGGTTTCATGGCATTTGTTCAGAATTTGCAGCCTCGATTTGATATGGTGAGCTTCAATACTGTACAGGGAGACTGTGTGGCTACTTATCTCCGTGAAAAAGCTAACATCCAGCGTGTGATTGAGGGGGTACCTGGACGGATTTGCCTTACACTGGATTTATGGCCTTCGTCCAGAACTGTCGGATACATGTTTGTAAGTGGACAGTTCATCGACAGTGAGTGGAAGATGCACCGGAAACTTCTCAATGTGATCATGGAGCCTTATCCGGAATCAGCTACTGCTTTCAGCCATTCTGTTGCTGCTTGCCTGTCTGATTGGAATATGGATGGCAAGTTATTTTCTGTAACCATTAATCAACCATTAAATGACGCTGCCACAGACAATATGAGAGCTCTGCTATCTGTAAAGAACCCGTTGGTGCTTGACGGCCAATTGTTGGTTGGAAATTGCCTTGCTCGTTCATTGAGCAAGATTTTCGAAGATGCAGTAATTTCTGTGGATGGCCTTGTCAAGATGGTAAGAGACAGTGTCAAGTATGTGAAGACGTCTGAATCACGTGAGGAGAAGTTCATCGAGCTCAAACAGCAACTTCAAGTGCCTAGCGCTAAGACTCTTGCTATCGATGACCAAACTCGATGGAACACGACTTATGAAATGCTGCTGGCTGCGTGGGAATTGAAGGAAGTATTCTCTTGTCTCGATACTATGGACCCTGATTACAAGGACACCCCAACAGAAGAGAATTGGAAGCAAGTGGAGATACTCTGCACTTACTTGAAACCCCTCTTCGACACAGCTAATCTTCTGACAACAGCAGGTTCTCCAACAACGAACACCTTCTTCCATGAAGCGTGGAAGATTCAGTTGGAACTGGCGCGCGCTGCGTCCAGCGAAGATCCATTTGTAAGTACTCTGACAAAGTCAATGCAAGAGAACTTTGACAAATACTGGAAGAGCAGCTGTTTCATTCTGGCAATTGCTGTGGTCATGGATCCACGGTTCAAGCTTAAACTCGTGGAGTTCAGCTTCTCGAAAATATATGGCGACGATTCTGCCTCGTATGTGAAGATCGTTGATGACGGGATCCACGAGCTGTTCCATGAATACATAGCTCTCCCCCTGCCTCTGACTCCTGCTTACGCGGAGGTGGTGAATGGCCAATCTGCGAAGCCCGAGGATCCTCAAGGAATAGGAAGCAACGGTCTAGGATTGACAGATTTCGACGTTTACATTATGGAGACAACGAGCCAGCTTTCCAAGTCGGAGCTGGACCAGTATCTGCAGGAGTCGTTGTTGCCACGTGTCCACGAATTTGACGTGGTGGGGTGGTGGAAGGTGAACAGGATGAAGTATCCAACGCTCTCGAAGATGGCATGTGATATACTGTCGATTCCAGTTTGTACGGTGCCAGCGGCGTCTGTGTTCGACACTGTAAGGAAGGAAATGGATAGCTACAGGTGCTCGTTGAGGCCGGAGACGGTGGAGGCCCTCATCTGCGCCAAGGATTGGCTTCAGACGGAGACCATTGAGGCTCCGGTAGCACCGGTGAAGGTGGAAGTTCCAATTTAG